One Solanum lycopersicum chromosome 2, SLM_r2.1 genomic region harbors:
- the LOC112940863 gene encoding STOREKEEPER protein-like, giving the protein MTENSTTGAANCSVEFVREEEEIVSNKRKNDDIDVTRFLYNDTPSDGYYQEKTPSPKPKRMMNLKSKPPLFSKVWCDEDEISLLKGIIKFKEQTACEITQCMTEFCAFILPSLTLQPTRVQLREKIRRLKKKYEKTLATGNSSNTDVHQLELFQLCHIIWTQPPNSLLLKEKREDGLQVKEKHNNPELEKQNIQVNEKKHNIPQKGQPEKQERKHNMRPIQQHKIIPDSGLDGQTMEDLLKRLAKDVELVVNSKACLQGNDDEVGRRVLNISLKSTNLGIKLGTLVLDKATSPELQDSPELMEQVVLRAYLEAKREHAQLLLNAYDGLTKDNSNEAEASVSAIKD; this is encoded by the exons atgacagaaaattcAACCACAGGTGCAGCAAATTGTAGTGTGGAGTTTGTGAGAGAAGAAGAGGAGATAGTgtcaaacaaaaggaaaaacgATGATATCGATGTCACAAGGTTTCTCTATAATGATACTCCTTCCGATGGATATTATCAAGAGAAAACTCCTTCTCCCAAGCCCAAGAGGATGATGAATCTGAAATCCAAACCTCCTCTGTTTTCAAAAGTGTGGTGTGATGAAGATGAGATTTCCCTACTCAAAGGTATCATTAAGTTCAAGGAACAAACAGCTTGTGAAATCACGCAATGTATGACAGAGTTTTGTGCATTTATCCTTCCATCACTTACTCTTCAACCTACGCGTGTTCAATTGAGAGAGAAAATAAGACgtctaaaaaaaaagtatgaaaagaCTCTTGCCACAGGAAATTCGTCTAATACAGACGTGCACCAACTCGAACTGTTCCAGTTATGTCACATAATTTGGACTCAACCTCCTAACTCTCTACTGCTAAAGGAGAAGCGAGAAGATGGGCTTCAGGTAAAGGAGAAACACAACAATCCAGAGCTGGAAAAGCAGAATATACAGGTAAATGAGAAGAAGCACAATATTCCACAAAAAGGGCAGCCGGAAAAGCAGGAGAGGAAGCACAACATGCGGCCAATTCAGCAGCATAAAATTATCCCCGATTCTGGACTGGATGGGCAAACCATGGAAGATTTGTTGAAGCGACTAGCCAAAGATGTAGAACTTGTTGTAAATTCAAAGGCATGTTTGCAAGGAAATGATGATGAAGTTGGTAGAAGAGTGCTTAATATTAGCCTAAAAAGTACGAATTTAGGGATAAAGTTGGGGACATTGGTGCTGGATAAAGCTACTTCGCCTGAGTTG CAAGATTCTCCGGAGCTAATGGAACAAGTGGTATTAAGGGCTTATCTGGAAGCCAAGAGAGAGCACGCACAACTACTTTTAAATGCTTATGATGGTTTGACGAAG